A genome region from Rhizobium favelukesii includes the following:
- a CDS encoding ABC transporter permease has product MSEAIDTNLPVRPPSLPVRITTSSARIVSKLVQEPLGLAGFVILGLLCIVAIIAPWLAPYEPNIQVLSDALQPPSAAHLAGTDEFGRDILSRLIYGTRITVQTVLSISLIVGPIGLLIGVVAGFFGGRTDALLMRATDIVLSFPSLILALAFAAALGAGLTTAIIAISLTAWPPIARLARAEALVVRNADYVAAAQLYGASPPRILFVYIAPMCIPSVIVRLTLNMAGIILTAASLGFLGLGAQPPAPEWGAMISNGRKFMLDYWWVAVMPGLAILISSLAFNIAGDALRDILDPRHARS; this is encoded by the coding sequence ATGAGCGAGGCAATTGACACCAATCTTCCTGTACGTCCACCGAGCCTTCCAGTACGGATTACAACATCTTCGGCGCGTATCGTCTCGAAGCTTGTGCAGGAGCCGCTCGGTCTTGCAGGCTTCGTTATTCTCGGGCTGCTCTGCATCGTTGCGATTATTGCCCCCTGGCTTGCGCCCTACGAGCCGAATATCCAAGTTCTTTCCGACGCCTTGCAGCCGCCGAGCGCTGCGCATTTGGCCGGCACCGACGAGTTCGGGCGCGATATTCTTAGCCGGCTGATTTACGGAACGCGGATCACCGTCCAGACGGTACTCTCGATTTCTCTGATTGTTGGTCCCATCGGTCTCCTGATCGGCGTGGTTGCCGGCTTCTTCGGAGGCCGCACGGATGCGCTGCTGATGCGAGCGACAGACATCGTTCTTTCGTTTCCTTCGCTGATCCTGGCGCTCGCATTTGCCGCTGCCCTTGGCGCCGGTCTGACGACGGCGATCATCGCCATTTCCCTGACGGCCTGGCCCCCGATTGCCCGGCTGGCGCGCGCCGAGGCTCTGGTCGTCAGAAACGCCGACTACGTCGCCGCTGCGCAGCTTTACGGCGCCTCGCCGCCGCGCATCCTGTTCGTCTACATCGCGCCCATGTGCATCCCCTCGGTGATCGTTCGCCTGACATTAAACATGGCCGGGATCATCTTGACGGCAGCCTCACTCGGCTTTCTTGGACTGGGTGCGCAACCTCCGGCGCCGGAGTGGGGTGCAATGATCTCGAACGGACGCAAGTTCATGCTGGACTACTGGTGGGTTGCCGTCATGCCTGGCTTGGCTATCCTGATTTCCAGTCTTGCCTTCAATATCGCGGGCGATGCGCTTCGCGACATTCTGGATCCTCGCCATGCAAGATCATGA
- a CDS encoding DUF982 domain-containing protein, with translation MRCRYYLVETLFHKLWKACVVWDSTVTIRLGRRSHTVKSSRQAFELLTKRWPTSDGRAYISALEACQGVEARTVEENDALGVFLLALTEAHIRFTLSTG, from the coding sequence ATGAGATGCCGGTACTACTTGGTGGAGACGCTTTTTCATAAGCTGTGGAAGGCATGCGTCGTGTGGGACTCAACGGTGACGATCCGACTGGGGCGGCGTTCCCATACCGTCAAATCGTCGCGACAGGCGTTCGAACTCTTGACGAAGCGCTGGCCCACCTCCGACGGAAGGGCCTATATCTCCGCCCTGGAAGCCTGCCAAGGCGTTGAGGCCAGAACCGTGGAGGAAAACGACGCCCTAGGTGTATTTTTGCTTGCTCTTACAGAGGCCCACATCCGGTTCACCCTATCTACCGGGTAG
- a CDS encoding ABC transporter substrate-binding protein, protein MKYFSRSLFVSVALSALTMAAQELKAATPADQLVIGTSLAQVLSLDPQQATEGKAVEIMSNLYDRLVATTPDGKIVPQLAESWQVDDKGITFKLRDAAFASGNPITSKDVVYSLGRLLKLDQAAAANLKRVGYTKDNVDELVKAIDDKTVRIDLSDAVTSELLLYRLAMAIASVVDSVEVQKHVVNDDYGNAWLRTHSAGSGPFTLNRWSPNELVILDANKGYVAGAPKMRRVIVRHVPESQVERLMLERGDIDLASALTASDLAIFNGKKGFEVQRVPTGGFYVLAMNAGNKYLANPKVREAIAYGIDYQGIEKTIMGPYGRVRTVPVPENYEDAVPSPDWHLDVAKAKQLLADAGFKDGFSLTLKTIAQTPRVDLATAIQASLGQIGIKVDVQQGNGSDIISAHRARNFDLLIPQTGAYMPNVLGSMEQFASNPDNSLEANNAGNFVWRSAWDIPELTAVTAKASMEPDPKKRGELYVEMQKMFIDQKPAVLPMFERFEPIVLNSKVQGYVGHPNLITRLEGVTKAETE, encoded by the coding sequence ATGAAGTATTTTTCCAGAAGTCTGTTTGTAAGCGTCGCCTTAAGCGCACTGACCATGGCGGCCCAGGAGCTCAAGGCGGCCACGCCCGCTGACCAGCTTGTGATCGGGACATCGCTGGCCCAGGTGTTGTCGCTCGACCCGCAGCAGGCGACGGAAGGCAAGGCCGTCGAGATCATGTCAAACCTCTACGATCGGCTGGTGGCGACGACGCCGGACGGAAAGATCGTGCCGCAGCTTGCAGAAAGCTGGCAGGTCGATGACAAGGGGATCACCTTCAAGCTGCGTGACGCAGCCTTTGCCTCAGGCAATCCGATCACGTCGAAGGACGTTGTCTATTCTTTAGGGCGGCTTCTAAAGCTCGACCAGGCTGCGGCAGCAAACCTGAAGCGTGTCGGCTACACGAAAGACAATGTCGACGAGCTGGTCAAAGCGATCGACGACAAGACCGTGCGCATCGATCTTTCCGATGCGGTAACGTCGGAACTTCTGCTTTACCGGCTCGCCATGGCGATTGCGAGTGTCGTCGACAGCGTCGAGGTGCAGAAGCACGTCGTCAACGACGACTATGGAAACGCCTGGCTTAGAACCCATTCTGCGGGTTCCGGACCGTTCACGCTCAATCGCTGGTCGCCGAACGAGCTCGTCATTCTTGACGCCAATAAGGGCTATGTCGCTGGTGCGCCGAAGATGCGTCGTGTGATTGTCCGGCATGTGCCTGAAAGCCAGGTCGAACGCCTGATGCTGGAGCGCGGCGACATCGATCTCGCCAGCGCCCTGACCGCATCTGATCTGGCGATTTTCAACGGCAAAAAGGGCTTTGAGGTTCAGCGCGTCCCCACGGGCGGTTTCTATGTTTTGGCGATGAACGCGGGCAACAAGTATCTCGCCAATCCGAAGGTGCGCGAAGCAATCGCGTACGGCATCGATTATCAGGGTATCGAAAAGACGATCATGGGGCCGTACGGCCGGGTCAGGACGGTCCCGGTACCAGAGAATTATGAGGATGCAGTACCGAGCCCGGACTGGCACCTCGATGTGGCCAAGGCAAAGCAGCTGTTGGCCGACGCAGGTTTCAAGGATGGTTTTTCGCTGACGCTGAAGACGATTGCTCAAACACCCCGTGTCGATCTGGCAACCGCGATTCAGGCCTCACTCGGCCAGATCGGCATCAAGGTCGATGTCCAGCAGGGAAATGGCTCCGACATTATTTCGGCGCACCGGGCGAGAAACTTTGATCTCCTGATCCCGCAGACGGGTGCCTACATGCCGAACGTCCTTGGCTCGATGGAGCAGTTTGCATCCAATCCGGACAATTCGCTTGAAGCCAACAATGCCGGCAACTTCGTGTGGCGCTCGGCCTGGGACATTCCGGAATTGACCGCAGTGACGGCAAAGGCGTCGATGGAGCCTGACCCCAAAAAACGCGGCGAGCTTTACGTTGAGATGCAGAAGATGTTCATCGACCAAAAGCCCGCGGTGCTGCCGATGTTCGAGCGTTTCGAACCGATCGTCCTGAACAGCAAGGTTCAGGGCTATGTCGGCCATCCCAATCTGATTACGCGCCTTGAAGGCGTGACCAAGGCCGAGACCGAATAA
- a CDS encoding CsbD family protein, producing MDWNRVEGNWKQMKGKVKEQWGKLTDDDLDQIAGKRDQLEGKIQERYGIERDRARRDIDDWYGSQTW from the coding sequence ATGGATTGGAATCGTGTCGAAGGAAACTGGAAGCAGATGAAAGGCAAGGTCAAGGAACAGTGGGGCAAGCTCACTGATGACGATCTCGATCAGATCGCCGGCAAACGCGACCAGTTGGAAGGCAAGATCCAGGAACGTTACGGTATTGAGCGGGATCGCGCTCGCCGCGACATCGACGATTGGTATGGCAGCCAGACCTGGTAG
- a CDS encoding cache domain-containing protein: MTFRQKLLVLAVVPLIVVTVCVTLFLTWQSTRLAQSNIDAFQENMLKSKEAEIANLTSVALSSIQSIYDQASSDDELAKSRVAQILASLDYGKDGYFFVYDYDGNNVVHPRQLFRHGKNWLELVDSDGDRVISELIRTARDGGGLHQYKWQKPSTGATADKISYVLALPKWNWILGTGAYLDDVYAQTKAANIAMQERTRESFAIVALVAVPAVLVVFSTCLYVTFDERKMADGLLKKLTQRVIDTQETERSRLARELHDGISQELLGVRFAMELAGRRTTDTTADLKSAIDESVKALSNTIREIRSISHDLRPRALDDMGLTAAIKNLAEKFAARTGVELSLDMQQFIDDLVPAARTAIFRVAQEALNNVERHSKATRLQIRLWTEKGRARMQISDNGRGLGPKPSGQAEGLGLQNMRERVAHFGGLMIIDSGNDGTSLLVMLPKSAGGDPSLIGKAA, encoded by the coding sequence ATGACATTTCGGCAAAAGCTTTTGGTGCTTGCAGTTGTGCCCCTGATCGTCGTCACCGTCTGCGTCACGTTGTTTCTGACATGGCAATCCACCAGGCTTGCCCAAAGCAATATCGATGCTTTCCAGGAAAACATGCTGAAATCGAAGGAAGCGGAGATCGCAAATCTGACAAGTGTTGCGCTGTCATCCATCCAGTCGATCTACGACCAGGCTTCCTCTGACGACGAACTCGCAAAAAGCCGCGTCGCGCAGATATTGGCCTCACTCGACTACGGCAAGGACGGGTACTTTTTTGTTTACGATTATGATGGCAACAATGTCGTTCACCCACGACAATTGTTCCGGCACGGAAAAAACTGGCTCGAACTGGTCGACTCCGATGGCGACCGGGTCATCAGCGAGCTGATTAGGACGGCTCGCGATGGCGGCGGGCTCCATCAATATAAATGGCAAAAGCCCTCAACGGGGGCGACTGCAGACAAGATTTCTTATGTTCTGGCTCTTCCCAAATGGAATTGGATCCTTGGGACCGGCGCGTATCTCGACGATGTCTACGCTCAGACCAAAGCTGCAAATATTGCCATGCAGGAGCGAACGCGGGAAAGCTTCGCTATCGTCGCACTGGTCGCTGTTCCTGCAGTCTTGGTTGTCTTCTCAACGTGTCTTTATGTCACCTTCGACGAGCGGAAGATGGCGGACGGTTTGCTAAAGAAGCTCACTCAACGCGTCATCGATACGCAGGAGACCGAGCGATCCCGCCTCGCTCGCGAATTGCATGACGGGATCTCGCAGGAACTGCTCGGCGTACGATTTGCGATGGAACTGGCTGGACGTCGAACAACGGACACCACGGCAGATCTCAAGTCGGCAATTGACGAAAGTGTGAAAGCCCTGAGCAACACGATCCGCGAGATCCGGAGCATATCACACGATCTGAGGCCAAGAGCTCTGGACGACATGGGGCTGACGGCCGCGATCAAGAACCTGGCGGAGAAATTCGCTGCACGCACGGGTGTTGAATTATCGCTGGACATGCAGCAATTCATCGATGATCTGGTACCTGCCGCGCGTACCGCGATCTTCCGGGTTGCCCAGGAGGCGTTAAACAATGTGGAGCGCCACTCGAAGGCCACTCGGTTGCAAATCAGGTTGTGGACCGAGAAGGGACGAGCACGCATGCAGATATCGGACAACGGTCGGGGGCTTGGCCCCAAGCCGTCGGGACAGGCTGAGGGCCTTGGTCTCCAAAACATGCGCGAACGTGTTGCCCATTTCGGCGGATTAATGATTATCGACAGCGGAAACGATGGAACGAGTTTACTTGTGATGCTTCCAAAATCTGCCGGCGGCGATCCCTCGTTGATTGGGAAGGCGGCATGA
- a CDS encoding response regulator has translation MTSASPIKVILIDNHPVVVVGLKGVLDTYQNIEVVGFAHDVTTSLPLIRERRPQVALVDINMPKINGIDAIALIRNESPETKVIMLSMHDSREYISSSIMRGAAGYILKDVATDEIVTAITKVAGGDTYFSSGVRDLLLDGRGQSVSLTGREQEIVVLIAAGKSNREIATELAISENTVETHRKHIKRKLGLSSTAELVRFVLEHPDLLIDLPTGG, from the coding sequence ATGACGAGCGCTTCGCCGATCAAAGTGATCTTGATCGACAACCATCCGGTCGTCGTGGTGGGGCTCAAAGGTGTCCTGGATACATATCAAAATATTGAAGTGGTCGGTTTCGCACACGACGTGACGACGTCCCTTCCCCTCATCCGCGAACGTCGGCCACAGGTGGCTCTCGTTGACATCAACATGCCGAAGATCAACGGGATCGACGCGATTGCGCTGATCCGGAATGAAAGTCCTGAGACCAAAGTCATCATGCTGTCGATGCATGACAGCCGAGAATACATCTCCTCCTCGATCATGCGTGGCGCTGCCGGCTACATCCTCAAGGACGTTGCCACCGATGAGATCGTTACGGCGATAACGAAAGTTGCGGGTGGCGACACCTATTTCTCCAGCGGAGTCCGTGATCTTCTGCTGGATGGCCGGGGGCAATCCGTAAGCCTGACAGGCCGGGAGCAAGAAATTGTTGTCTTGATCGCCGCCGGGAAAAGCAATCGAGAGATCGCAACGGAACTCGCCATCAGTGAGAATACGGTCGAGACCCATCGCAAGCACATCAAGCGGAAACTGGGTCTGTCATCAACCGCGGAGCTCGTACGTTTCGTGCTCGAACATCCGGACCTCCTGATTGACCTACCCACTGGTGGGTAG
- a CDS encoding ABC transporter permease produces MKELSVTELGRRLWHLALSLLILLCVTFVIGRVLPADPVGAIVGELADPAAYAAMRQKLGLDLPIYQQFLIYLKGLAQGDFGTAVLTGNPVSADLAQAFPATFELATLAILISTFVGVPLGLTAALFRDSFIDKIARVIALVGHSIPVFWFGIVGLVIFYAGLNWVGGPGRIDVFYEGLVTPQTGLLLVDSLLQGETEIFWNALGHIILPAVILAYAAMAYITRMTRSFTLEQLSQDYVIAARAKGVGPARTVISHVLPNIAVQLITILAISYGGLLEGAVVTEIVFSWPGIGQYMTNALMIGDMNAVVAGTIIIGFIFMFLNFLADIAYAIFDPRTREAAR; encoded by the coding sequence ATGAAAGAACTGTCCGTAACCGAACTGGGACGGCGGCTTTGGCATCTCGCTCTCAGCCTGTTGATCCTGCTGTGCGTCACTTTCGTGATCGGCCGCGTCTTGCCGGCCGACCCTGTCGGGGCAATCGTCGGCGAGCTTGCAGATCCGGCTGCCTACGCCGCCATGCGCCAGAAGCTTGGCCTTGACCTGCCGATCTACCAGCAATTTCTGATCTATCTGAAGGGGCTGGCTCAAGGCGATTTCGGGACGGCGGTTCTGACCGGCAATCCGGTATCGGCCGATCTCGCCCAGGCATTTCCTGCAACATTCGAACTTGCCACCCTGGCAATCCTGATCTCGACATTCGTTGGTGTACCGCTTGGTCTGACTGCAGCCCTTTTTCGCGACAGTTTCATCGACAAGATTGCGCGCGTGATCGCGCTTGTCGGTCATTCAATCCCGGTCTTCTGGTTCGGAATTGTCGGCCTGGTCATCTTCTATGCGGGTTTGAACTGGGTTGGTGGCCCGGGACGTATCGATGTTTTTTACGAGGGCCTGGTCACGCCGCAGACGGGCCTCTTGCTGGTCGACAGCCTTTTGCAGGGCGAGACCGAAATCTTCTGGAACGCACTCGGCCACATCATTCTTCCAGCTGTCATCCTTGCCTATGCGGCCATGGCCTACATTACCAGGATGACACGCAGCTTCACGCTGGAACAGCTAAGCCAGGACTATGTGATTGCCGCGCGCGCAAAAGGCGTAGGCCCGGCAAGGACCGTCATCAGCCACGTTCTTCCCAACATTGCCGTACAGCTCATCACCATTTTGGCGATTTCCTACGGTGGGCTTCTTGAAGGCGCGGTCGTGACCGAGATCGTCTTTTCATGGCCCGGCATCGGCCAATACATGACGAACGCACTGATGATCGGCGACATGAATGCCGTCGTTGCAGGCACGATCATTATCGGTTTCATCTTCATGTTTCTAAATTTCCTCGCGGATATCGCTTATGCGATCTTCGATCCGCGCACGAGAGAGGCAGCGCGATGA
- a CDS encoding ABC transporter ATP-binding protein produces MQDHEMKPVLSIQELNVSFGRSAVRAVSDVSFDVGRERVGIVGESGSGKSTTGRAIMRLLPPSANVTAARLDLDGRPLLSLPERQMGKIRGKDIALIMQDPRYSLNPVLTVGKQIAEAARLHLDLRGPAALAAARAALERVRINDPERVMTLYPHQISGGMGQRVMIAMMLLAKPKLVIADEPTSALDVSVRKDVLTLLDELVRQNNSGLLLISHDIRMVAAFCERIIVMYSGRVIETLTRLEDARHPYTRGLMAAMPDPKNPVRRLAVLDRTKLDLENA; encoded by the coding sequence ATGCAAGATCATGAGATGAAACCCGTACTTTCCATCCAGGAATTGAACGTGAGTTTTGGCAGGAGCGCGGTTCGAGCCGTATCCGATGTAAGCTTCGACGTCGGGCGTGAGCGCGTCGGGATCGTCGGCGAGTCCGGCTCCGGCAAATCGACGACGGGACGCGCGATCATGCGCCTTCTGCCGCCGAGTGCGAACGTCACGGCGGCCCGTCTCGACCTTGACGGGCGCCCCCTTCTGTCGCTGCCCGAGCGGCAGATGGGCAAGATACGGGGCAAGGACATCGCGTTGATCATGCAGGATCCTCGCTACTCGCTTAATCCGGTGCTGACGGTCGGCAAGCAGATCGCCGAGGCCGCCCGCCTGCATCTTGATCTGCGCGGCCCGGCCGCACTTGCGGCCGCAAGAGCAGCACTCGAGCGCGTGCGGATCAACGACCCGGAACGCGTGATGACGCTTTATCCGCATCAGATTTCCGGCGGCATGGGGCAACGCGTGATGATTGCCATGATGCTTCTTGCGAAGCCGAAACTGGTCATTGCCGACGAGCCGACGTCGGCCCTCGATGTCAGCGTCAGGAAGGATGTGCTGACGCTGCTCGATGAGCTCGTCCGGCAGAATAATTCCGGTCTGCTGTTGATCAGCCACGACATCCGCATGGTCGCAGCGTTTTGCGAGCGGATTATCGTCATGTATTCCGGGCGCGTGATCGAAACGCTGACCCGGCTTGAAGACGCGCGCCATCCCTATACGCGAGGACTTATGGCGGCGATGCCGGACCCGAAAAACCCGGTGCGGCGCCTTGCTGTTCTCGACCGGACGAAGCTCGATCTGGAGAATGCATGA
- a CDS encoding mannonate dehydratase yields MYLGTQVAVRDDDDFRVFAQLGVKHISADPPGAPSSWTLDDLERHRDHVESFGLVLDMIQLPLPSKPIEKASYPDILLAGPERDRQIDAVCQMIENCAKAGIPATKYNLNLIGIPRTELEKGRGGSLNEAFRWEKADQEAAPGLAGVLREDENWERIDYFLERVVPVAESNRIRLACHPHDPYTPPGYRGVTRVLGTVDGLKTFVQMRESPYHGLNFCQGSIGEMLDNPREEIDDIIRWFGTRGKIFNLHFRNIRGGALSFMETFPDEGDMDMVRSLKVYKEVGYKYMVMPDHVPAISGRDANGVAFSFCYGYIAALLEAMEAGHL; encoded by the coding sequence GTGTATTTGGGAACGCAGGTCGCAGTGCGCGACGATGACGATTTTCGTGTTTTTGCTCAGCTGGGGGTGAAGCACATTTCGGCCGATCCGCCAGGCGCCCCGTCGAGCTGGACGCTGGATGATCTCGAGCGTCATCGCGATCATGTGGAAAGCTTCGGGCTTGTGCTCGACATGATCCAGCTTCCTCTGCCGTCGAAACCGATCGAGAAAGCATCCTATCCCGATATCCTCTTGGCCGGGCCCGAGCGCGACCGGCAGATCGATGCTGTCTGCCAGATGATCGAGAACTGCGCCAAGGCGGGCATACCTGCGACCAAATACAATCTCAATTTGATCGGCATCCCACGCACCGAGCTCGAAAAAGGCCGCGGCGGATCGCTCAACGAAGCATTCCGCTGGGAAAAGGCAGACCAGGAGGCGGCACCAGGGCTCGCGGGAGTGTTGCGTGAGGACGAAAACTGGGAGCGCATCGACTATTTTCTCGAACGCGTCGTTCCCGTTGCCGAAAGCAACCGCATCCGCCTTGCCTGCCATCCCCACGATCCCTACACGCCGCCCGGTTATCGTGGCGTCACCCGCGTGCTTGGGACGGTCGACGGGCTCAAGACGTTCGTCCAGATGCGGGAAAGCCCCTATCACGGTTTGAACTTCTGCCAAGGGTCGATCGGCGAGATGCTCGATAATCCGCGCGAGGAGATCGACGACATCATTCGCTGGTTCGGCACACGCGGCAAGATCTTCAACCTGCACTTCCGCAACATTCGCGGCGGCGCGCTCTCCTTCATGGAAACCTTCCCCGACGAGGGTGACATGGACATGGTCCGGTCGCTGAAAGTGTATAAGGAGGTCGGCTACAAATACATGGTCATGCCGGATCATGTACCGGCCATCAGCGGCCGCGATGCCAACGGTGTCGCCTTCAGCTTTTGCTATGGCTATATCGCCGCGCTGCTTGAGGCCATGGAAGCCGGGCATCTGTGA
- a CDS encoding ABC transporter ATP-binding protein — MIEVRDLDVVFASGKQENHVVKEVSFKVARGETLGIVGESGCGKSTLLRCLAGMERGWSGEIALAGRVVSKTRSREDLKCAQMVFQDPYGSLHPRHRIGTALAEPLKAMNHVDIWQKVDKALRQVGLPAGFANRFPHELSGGQRQRVAIARSLILSPPILLLDEPTSALDVSIQAEILNLLADQRDERGLTYVLVSHDLAVIAHMCDRVLIMKDGRFVDELTKADLQTGVTHHAYARELFGASFI, encoded by the coding sequence ATGATTGAAGTACGCGATCTTGATGTCGTGTTTGCTTCGGGCAAGCAGGAAAATCACGTGGTCAAGGAGGTGAGCTTCAAGGTGGCACGCGGTGAGACCCTGGGCATCGTCGGCGAGTCTGGTTGCGGCAAGTCCACCTTGCTGCGCTGCCTTGCCGGCATGGAACGGGGGTGGTCGGGAGAGATTGCGCTCGCCGGCAGGGTCGTCAGCAAGACGCGCAGCCGCGAAGATCTCAAATGTGCGCAGATGGTTTTCCAGGATCCCTACGGTTCCCTTCACCCGCGCCACCGGATCGGAACTGCGCTCGCCGAACCTTTGAAGGCCATGAACCATGTCGATATCTGGCAGAAGGTGGACAAGGCCCTGCGTCAGGTCGGTCTGCCGGCAGGCTTTGCAAACCGCTTCCCCCACGAGCTTTCCGGTGGGCAGCGCCAGCGCGTTGCCATCGCCAGGTCCCTGATACTGTCCCCGCCCATCCTCCTGCTCGATGAACCAACCTCGGCGCTCGATGTTTCGATACAAGCGGAAATTCTGAACCTGCTGGCCGATCAGCGTGACGAGCGAGGTCTGACCTATGTGCTTGTCAGTCACGATCTCGCCGTCATCGCGCATATGTGCGATCGCGTTTTGATCATGAAGGACGGCCGCTTCGTCGACGAACTCACCAAGGCGGATCTGCAGACAGGGGTGACCCACCACGCCTATGCCCGCGAATTGTTCGGGGCAAGCTTCATCTGA
- the kdgD gene encoding 5-dehydro-4-deoxyglucarate dehydratase, translating to MEPDAIKKAVGDGLLSFPVTHFDSDNKFDEAAYRKHVDWLAGFGASALFAAGGTGEFFSLNPAEVPLVVRAAKNAAAKTPIISGTGYGTSLAVEIARSAERAGADGLLLLPPYLMFSEQAGLVAHVKAVCNAVGIGVIVYNRDNAILSADSLAQLCDECPNLIGFKDGVGDVDRVIEITTKIGDRLVYVGGMPTHEVYAQAYFAAGVTTYSSAVFNFVPELAQRFYQALRSGDQKTVDRILKDFFFPFVALRNRRRGYAVSIIKAGLKVIGRDPGSVRAPLTDLTDEEIAVLENIVAAADTANLTLVPA from the coding sequence ATGGAACCCGATGCCATCAAGAAAGCCGTCGGCGACGGCTTGCTTTCCTTTCCCGTCACGCATTTCGACAGCGACAACAAGTTCGACGAGGCGGCATACCGCAAACACGTCGACTGGCTGGCCGGCTTTGGGGCAAGCGCTCTTTTTGCTGCCGGCGGCACCGGCGAATTCTTCTCGCTCAATCCTGCGGAAGTGCCGCTGGTGGTGCGTGCCGCAAAGAACGCAGCCGCCAAGACGCCGATCATTTCGGGAACAGGATACGGGACCTCTCTTGCGGTCGAGATTGCACGATCAGCCGAAAGGGCGGGCGCCGATGGGCTGCTCCTCCTGCCACCATATCTGATGTTTTCGGAACAGGCCGGCCTGGTTGCGCATGTAAAGGCAGTCTGTAACGCAGTCGGAATCGGGGTGATCGTCTATAACCGTGATAACGCCATCCTGTCGGCAGATAGCCTCGCGCAGCTGTGCGACGAATGCCCCAACCTGATCGGCTTCAAGGATGGGGTCGGGGATGTCGACCGCGTCATCGAGATCACCACCAAGATCGGTGACCGCCTGGTCTATGTTGGCGGCATGCCAACCCACGAAGTCTATGCTCAGGCCTATTTCGCGGCAGGGGTTACGACCTATTCGTCAGCCGTCTTCAACTTTGTCCCGGAACTGGCACAACGTTTTTATCAAGCGCTGCGAAGCGGCGACCAGAAGACCGTCGACCGCATCTTAAAGGATTTCTTCTTCCCATTCGTTGCCTTGCGCAATCGAAGAAGAGGCTATGCCGTCTCGATCATCAAGGCGGGACTAAAGGTCATTGGCCGCGATCCCGGCTCGGTCCGGGCTCCGCTCACAGATTTGACGGACGAGGAAATTGCCGTGCTGGAGAACATCGTAGCGGCTGCCGATACCGCAAATCTCACACTTGTACCTGCTTAG
- a CDS encoding FadR/GntR family transcriptional regulator: MVTINRGRQRLAQQVIDQLRLQIETGKLREGDQLPTEPQLEAAFGVSRTVVREAIADLRAAGFVQPVQGKGVFVADPKTKTGLSLTPIEVKSIPETLELLEFRMAAEGEAAAIAAYRRTAEQEAAIRAANRKMANLIEAGLPTVEADYEFHMAIAAATNNRFYVDVLRHFGPRAIPRGQFPTLPEANDRAYLEKVHAEHGEILSAIADQDPDRARQAMRAHMMASQRRYRMLAEQQ, encoded by the coding sequence ATGGTAACGATCAATCGCGGCAGACAGCGGCTGGCACAGCAGGTCATCGATCAACTGCGCTTGCAGATCGAGACGGGTAAGCTGCGAGAGGGGGATCAACTGCCAACCGAGCCGCAGCTTGAGGCTGCCTTCGGCGTCAGCAGGACTGTCGTCAGGGAGGCAATTGCCGACCTGCGCGCGGCAGGCTTTGTCCAACCGGTTCAAGGCAAGGGCGTCTTTGTCGCCGATCCGAAAACCAAGACGGGTCTGTCGCTCACGCCGATCGAAGTAAAAAGCATCCCGGAAACCCTTGAATTGCTGGAATTTCGAATGGCTGCCGAAGGCGAGGCCGCGGCCATCGCAGCCTATCGCAGGACAGCCGAGCAAGAGGCTGCCATTCGCGCGGCCAACAGGAAAATGGCGAATTTGATCGAGGCGGGACTGCCGACCGTCGAGGCCGACTACGAGTTTCACATGGCCATCGCTGCTGCTACGAACAACCGGTTTTACGTCGACGTTCTCCGCCACTTCGGTCCTCGTGCGATACCGCGTGGACAGTTTCCAACCTTGCCTGAAGCCAATGACCGCGCCTACCTCGAAAAGGTTCATGCCGAGCATGGGGAGATTCTGTCGGCCATCGCAGATCAGGATCCGGATCGGGCCCGCCAGGCCATGCGCGCCCACATGATGGCAAGCCAGCGGCGCTACCGAATGCTCGCAGAGCAGCAATAG